A single Nomia melanderi isolate GNS246 chromosome 13, iyNomMela1, whole genome shotgun sequence DNA region contains:
- the LOC116431432 gene encoding uncharacterized protein LOC116431432 isoform X1, protein MHNSLKDENMDEECSSFCSSCNSVLQSICSIGEPYSPGEMLDRITDENHVKTPVESNGNIMRIIDATHQKTSNYTSNDNFKNKVFTTNSHNTINNPSPSKLHLNKLHKKRETIEKAIDESWYSAKKIKHIKLLDKLDFCPLDTEKNKSNETANINSGKNGSETNVNSETKTVTITNLIREKEENSKTITNSSFALDLMFPDKSQSVAQHILDRRKNIYKFAQSVLQLSNCIDNMRKVIIQEVNKRKSNFPLSNTDTVTIMANQDLPMYCYHSLCTKKK, encoded by the exons atgcatAATTCCCTTAAGGATGAAAACATGGACGAAGAATGTTCGAGCTTTTGTTCTTCTTGTAACTCCGTTTTGCAATCCATATGCAGCATCGGTGAACCATATTCTCCAGGTGAAATGCTCGATCGAATAACCGATGaaaatcatgtaaaaacccCGGTCGAAAGTAATGGAAATATTATGAGAATCATTGATGCAACACACCAGAAAACAAGTAATTATACATCAAATGATAACTtcaaaaataaagtttttaCAACAAACAgtcataatacaataaataatccatctCCATCAAAACTTCATCTCAACAAACTGCACAAAAAACGAGAAACGATCGAGAAGGCTATTGATGAATCATGGTACTCTGCAAAGAAAATAAAGCACATCAAACTACTAGATAAACTTGACTTTTGTCCATTGGATACAGAGAAAAATAAGTCTAATGAGACTGCGAATATCAATTCTGGGAAAAATGGTTCTGAGACTAACGTAAATTCTGAGACTAAGACtgtaacaataacaaatttgATAAGAGAGAAGGAAGAAAACAGTAAAACGATTACTAACAGTTCTTTTGCACTAGATTTGATGTTCCCAGATAAATCTCAGAGTGTTGCTCAACATATTCTAGATCGtcgcaaaaatatatataaatttgctCAATCAGTATTACAACTCAG TAATTGTATCGACAATATGCGAAAAGTGATAATTCAAGaagtaaataaaagaaagtcTAATTTTCCATTGAGTAATACTGATACTGTTACAATTATGGCCAATCAAGATCTTCCTATGTATTGTTACCATTCATTATGtacgaaaaagaaataa
- the Pgm1 gene encoding phosphoglucose mutase 1 isoform X3 — translation MSGAATSRTVETKVYEGQKPGTSGLRKAVKVFMQEHYTENFVQAILEALDNQLVGSTLVVGGDGRYYGKEAIGKIIRIAAANGVKKLIVGQNGILSTPAVSTIIRKYNTQGGIVLTASHNPGGPDADFGIKFNCNNGGPAPDNVTNKIYEITKQLKNYKIAPDINVDIDKIQNTVVQVDGHDFTVEVIDSVNDYLEFMKDIFDFSSIKSLLQGSSSRPAFKVLITGMNGVTGPYIKRIFSNELGVDNSSLVNTTPLEDFGGLHPDPNLTYAKDLVNAVKNGPYDFGAAFDGDGDRNMIIGKNAFFVTPSDSLAVLAANLNSIPYFKKTGVKGYARSMPTGAAVDRVAAKTGVKLFEVPTGWKYFGNLMDAGHLSLCGEESFGTGSDHIREKDGIWACLAWLSVIASVGKSVEDILLDHWQIYGRNFFTRYDYENCESEGANKMMQYIETTIQKPEFVGSKLTSGSKTYVVKLADNYSYVDPIDGSQASKQGLRILFEDGSRIIYRLSGTGSSGATIRVYVDSYEDDPTSFKKDAQEVLKTLVDIALELSKLREYTGRDAPTVIT, via the exons ATGTCCGGTGCAGCGACGAGCAGAACCGTGGAGACCAAAGTGTACGAGGGCCAAAAGCCGGGTACCTCTGGTTTGCGGAAAGCTGTTAAGGTCTTCATGCAAGAACATTACACGGAAAATTTCGTTCAAGCTATACTCGAGGCGCTTGATAATCAGTTGGTCGGTAGCACGTTGGTTGTAGGCGGCGATGGAAGATATTACGGCAAAGAGGCCATTGGGAAAATTATCAGGATCGCGGCGGCTAATGGA GTGAAGAAGTTAATAGTTGGCCAGAATGGGATATTGTCGACCCCGGCAGTTTCTACTATAATAAGGAAATATAATACTCAAGGAGGAATTGTCCTGACCGCGTCTCATAATCCTGGTGGCCCTGATGCCGATTTTGggattaaatttaattgcaatAATGGTGGTCCAGCCCCAGATAACgtgacaaataaaatttacgaaataaCCAAGCAACTGAAGAACTATAAAATTGCTCCTGAtataaatgtagacatagataAGATACAGAACACTGTTGTTCAGGTTGATGGACATGACTTTACAGTTGAAGTGATAGACTCTGTGAATGATTACTTAGAATTTATGAAAGATATCTTTGATTTCTCGAGCATTAAGAGTTTGCTTCAGGGAAGCAGTAGTAGACCTGCCTTTAAGGTTCTCATTACTGGAATGAATGGGG TTACTGGGCcgtatattaaaagaatatttagcaACGAATTAGGTGTTGATAATTCAAGTCTTGTTAATACAACTCCATTAGAAGACTTTGGAGGACTTCACCCTGACCCCAACTTAACATATGCCAAAGACTTAGTGAATGCTGTAAAGAATGGTCCATACGACTTTGGTGCTGCTTTTGATGGAGATGGGGACAGGAACATG ATTATAGGCAAGAACGCATTCTTCGTTACACCATCTGACTCATTAGCTGTATTAGCTGCTAACTTAAACTCAATACCGTACTTCAAGAAGACTGGTGTTAAAGGATATGCTAGATCTATGCCAACAGGTGCTGCTGTAGACAGAGTTGCAGCTAAAACCGGTGTTAAGCTTTTCGAAGTACCCACAGGCTGGAAGTATTTTG gtAACTTAATGGATGCTGGGCATCTGTCGCTCTGTGGTGAAGAAAGTTTTGGCACTGGTTCTGATCATATTCGCGAGAAAGATGGAATATGGGCGTGTCTTGCATGGCTTAGCGTAATTGCAAGTGTTGGTAAATCTGTAGAAGATATATTGTTAGATCACTGGCAAATATATGGAAGGAATTTCTTCACTAG GTATGATTATGAAAATTGTGAGTCTGAAGGGGCAAATAAAATGATGCAGTACATTGAAACGACAATTCAGAAGCCTGAATTCGTTGGTTCAAAGTTGACATCTGGAAGCAAGACGTATGTTGTTAAATTAGCTGACAATTATTCCTACGTAGATCCTATTGATGGGAGCCAAGCCAGTAAACAG GGATTGCGAATACTGTTCGAAGATGGTTCCCGTATAATATACCGTCTGTCCGGTACTGGAAGTTCCGGTGCCACTATTCGTGTGTACGTTGATAGTTACGAAGATGATCCAACATCTTTCAAGAAAGATGCTCAAGAAGTTCTGAAAACATTAGTTGATATTGCACTAGAGTTAAGTAAATTGCGTGAATACACCGGACGCGATGCACCAACCGTAATCACGTAA
- the LOC116431426 gene encoding neutral amino acid transporter 9 — MHKSKDWDVNTQHDSGSESAPLLSSESHASAEFTIFNDSETSDFECTPTNTYFKYGSMEVCSFNSTVNVIPKRPPPLAQEPTLVMSLNKACPLNVTQDRCYEIHNTDLIFSNEKGESNSKRSLLNNFTSEYLSRSCSLEQETTRGACKETKPKQSSLVTVFSIWNTILGSSLLTIPWGIQMAGFFPGIILILIMSGLCLYTAYCLLLVHKYHGGYRHVEVVYLSRIYLNKWAEYIAKCFSVTVLLGATIAYWVLMSNFLYNSVNFIYDSLKETSDVSPVNNDSYPSELLCPKKMHNDTNTEIQEYTYSSLGPLWDLYKTVPMFLGLLIFPILNFNSPTFFTKFNSLGTASVMYLIIFVLVKSVSWGINMELSDWEISWTLKFSFPALSGMLAMSFFIHNIIVTIMQNNRDQSKNGRDLSLAYILVTLTYIIVGVVFYICFPLSKSCIEDNLLNNFQKWSGLTVGARIVLLFQLLTVYPLLAYMLRIQLLSSICKTSNMGCVLLVNIILICICILFAVFVPYIGTIIRYTGALSGFIYVFTLPSLLYLSILKEQKRLTLFFIILHVIIPILGVLNLLAQFFITES, encoded by the exons ATGCATAAATCAAAGGATTGGGATGTTAACACACAGCATGATAGTGGATCAGAGAGTGCACCATTACTCTCTTCTGAGTCCCATGCAAGCGCTGAATTTACTATATTTAATGATTCTGAGACAAGTGACTTTGAATGTACTCCTACCAATACATATTTCAA GTATGGTAGTATGGAAGTTTGTAGCTTTAACTCCACTGTTAATGTAATACCAAAGAGACCACCACCCCTAGCTCAAGAACCCACTTTAGTTATGTCACTAAATAAGGCTTGCCCACTAAATGTAACACAAGACAGATGTTATGAAATTCATAATACTGATCTG ATATTTAGTAATGAAAAAGGTGAATCGAACAGTAAACGATCCTTGCTGAACAACTTCACAAGCGAATATTTATCTCGATCATGTTCATTGGAACAAGAAACCACGCGCGGCGCATGCAAGGAAACTAAACCAAAACAAAGTTCTCTAGTAACTGT GTTTTCAATATGGAACACTATATTGGGTTCTTCATTGCTAACAATACCATGGGGTATTCAAATGGCTGGTTTTTTTCCTggtattattcttattttaataatgagCGGATTGTGTCTATACACTGCTTACTGCCTTCTTCTTGTACATAAATATCATG GTGGATACAGGCATGTGGAAGTAGTATATTTGAGTAGAATATATCTAAACAAATGGGCAGAATACATTGCTAAATGTTTTAGCGTTACTGTGCTGTTAGGTGCAACTATTGCATACTGGGTACTGATGTCCAATTTCCTGTATAATTCTGTAAATTTCATATatg ATAGTTTGAAAGAAACGTCTGATGTTTCTCCAGTAAACAATGATTCTTATCCATCAGAGTTACTATGCCCAAAGAAGATGCACAATGATACAAATACCGAGATTCAAGAATACACGTACAGCTCTTTGGGACCATTGTGGGATCTATACAAAACAGTTCCTATGTTCCtcggtttattaatatttccaattcTAAATTTCAATAGTCCTACCTTCTTCACAAAATTCAATTCTCTTG GAACCGCATCGGTCATGTATTTGATTATATTTGTCTTGGTGAAATCTGTATCATGGGGTATTAACATGGAACTGTCAGACTGGGAAATTAGTTGGACGCTCAAATTCTCGTTTCCCGCTTTGTCTGGAATGCTGGCAATGTCATTCTTCATTCATAACATTATAGTTACTATCATGCAAAACAATCGTGATCAAAGCAAAAAT GGAAGAGATCTTTCGTTAGCGTATATTCTCGTTACACTGACATACATTATAGTCGGTGTAGTATTTTACATCTGTTTCCCACTCAGCAAATCCTGTATCGAAGAT aatttaCTGAACAACTTTCAAAAATGGAGTGGTTTAACAGTAGGTGCTCGTATTGTTTTACTGTTCCAATTGCTGACAGTTTATCCCTTGCTCGCGTATATGCTACGCATCCAATTGCTGTCGTCGATATGCAAAACATCCAACATGGGCTGCGTCCTTTTAGTTAATATCATTTTGATATGCATATGTATTTTGTTCGCAGTTTTTGTACCGTATATCGGTACAATAATACGATATACAGGTGCCCTGAGCGGTTTCATCTATGTCTTTACGTTGCCAAGTTTACTGTATTTGTCAATTTTGAAAGAGCAAAAGCGACTGACGCTGTTTTTCATAATTCTGCATGTAATTATACCGATACTCGGCGTTTTAAATCTGCTCGCACAGTTTTTCATTACAGAATCCTAA
- the LOC116431432 gene encoding small integral membrane protein 8 isoform X3, with protein MEGKQNKAEPGDGLRSLKSTMFFRAVNYELYVRPNKVIMIFGAVTICSCLGYIYYMRQKYDSTQYYHAVTEDGSIVSKKKVSKWVD; from the exons ATGGAAGGAAAACAGAATAAAGCAGAACCAGGTGATGGTTTACGCTCtcttaaaagtacaatgttttTTCGTGCagtaaattatgaattatatgtTAGACCG AATAAAGTGATAATGATTTTTGGAGCTGTAACAATATGTAGTTGTTTaggatatatttattacatgcgCCAAAAATATGATAGTACACAATATTATCATGCAGTGACAGAAGATGGGTCGATTGTTTCAAAAAAGAAAGTATCAAAATGGGTAGATTAA
- the Pgm1 gene encoding phosphoglucose mutase 1 isoform X1: MRTEESDSYLQIGTFSFVIQNVLFNVIVSIPLSCTAFSNMSGAATSRTVETKVYEGQKPGTSGLRKAVKVFMQEHYTENFVQAILEALDNQLVGSTLVVGGDGRYYGKEAIGKIIRIAAANGVKKLIVGQNGILSTPAVSTIIRKYNTQGGIVLTASHNPGGPDADFGIKFNCNNGGPAPDNVTNKIYEITKQLKNYKIAPDINVDIDKIQNTVVQVDGHDFTVEVIDSVNDYLEFMKDIFDFSSIKSLLQGSSSRPAFKVLITGMNGVTGPYIKRIFSNELGVDNSSLVNTTPLEDFGGLHPDPNLTYAKDLVNAVKNGPYDFGAAFDGDGDRNMIIGKNAFFVTPSDSLAVLAANLNSIPYFKKTGVKGYARSMPTGAAVDRVAAKTGVKLFEVPTGWKYFGNLMDAGHLSLCGEESFGTGSDHIREKDGIWACLAWLSVIASVGKSVEDILLDHWQIYGRNFFTRYDYENCESEGANKMMQYIETTIQKPEFVGSKLTSGSKTYVVKLADNYSYVDPIDGSQASKQGLRILFEDGSRIIYRLSGTGSSGATIRVYVDSYEDDPTSFKKDAQEVLKTLVDIALELSKLREYTGRDAPTVIT; encoded by the exons ATGCGAACGGAAGAATCCGATTCATACCTGCAAATAGGAACATTCAGTTTCGTAAttcaaaatgttttattcaacG TTATCGTTTCTATTCCGTTGAGCTGCACAGCCTTTTCGAACATGTCCGGTGCAGCGACGAGCAGAACCGTGGAGACCAAAGTGTACGAGGGCCAAAAGCCGGGTACCTCTGGTTTGCGGAAAGCTGTTAAGGTCTTCATGCAAGAACATTACACGGAAAATTTCGTTCAAGCTATACTCGAGGCGCTTGATAATCAGTTGGTCGGTAGCACGTTGGTTGTAGGCGGCGATGGAAGATATTACGGCAAAGAGGCCATTGGGAAAATTATCAGGATCGCGGCGGCTAATGGA GTGAAGAAGTTAATAGTTGGCCAGAATGGGATATTGTCGACCCCGGCAGTTTCTACTATAATAAGGAAATATAATACTCAAGGAGGAATTGTCCTGACCGCGTCTCATAATCCTGGTGGCCCTGATGCCGATTTTGggattaaatttaattgcaatAATGGTGGTCCAGCCCCAGATAACgtgacaaataaaatttacgaaataaCCAAGCAACTGAAGAACTATAAAATTGCTCCTGAtataaatgtagacatagataAGATACAGAACACTGTTGTTCAGGTTGATGGACATGACTTTACAGTTGAAGTGATAGACTCTGTGAATGATTACTTAGAATTTATGAAAGATATCTTTGATTTCTCGAGCATTAAGAGTTTGCTTCAGGGAAGCAGTAGTAGACCTGCCTTTAAGGTTCTCATTACTGGAATGAATGGGG TTACTGGGCcgtatattaaaagaatatttagcaACGAATTAGGTGTTGATAATTCAAGTCTTGTTAATACAACTCCATTAGAAGACTTTGGAGGACTTCACCCTGACCCCAACTTAACATATGCCAAAGACTTAGTGAATGCTGTAAAGAATGGTCCATACGACTTTGGTGCTGCTTTTGATGGAGATGGGGACAGGAACATG ATTATAGGCAAGAACGCATTCTTCGTTACACCATCTGACTCATTAGCTGTATTAGCTGCTAACTTAAACTCAATACCGTACTTCAAGAAGACTGGTGTTAAAGGATATGCTAGATCTATGCCAACAGGTGCTGCTGTAGACAGAGTTGCAGCTAAAACCGGTGTTAAGCTTTTCGAAGTACCCACAGGCTGGAAGTATTTTG gtAACTTAATGGATGCTGGGCATCTGTCGCTCTGTGGTGAAGAAAGTTTTGGCACTGGTTCTGATCATATTCGCGAGAAAGATGGAATATGGGCGTGTCTTGCATGGCTTAGCGTAATTGCAAGTGTTGGTAAATCTGTAGAAGATATATTGTTAGATCACTGGCAAATATATGGAAGGAATTTCTTCACTAG GTATGATTATGAAAATTGTGAGTCTGAAGGGGCAAATAAAATGATGCAGTACATTGAAACGACAATTCAGAAGCCTGAATTCGTTGGTTCAAAGTTGACATCTGGAAGCAAGACGTATGTTGTTAAATTAGCTGACAATTATTCCTACGTAGATCCTATTGATGGGAGCCAAGCCAGTAAACAG GGATTGCGAATACTGTTCGAAGATGGTTCCCGTATAATATACCGTCTGTCCGGTACTGGAAGTTCCGGTGCCACTATTCGTGTGTACGTTGATAGTTACGAAGATGATCCAACATCTTTCAAGAAAGATGCTCAAGAAGTTCTGAAAACATTAGTTGATATTGCACTAGAGTTAAGTAAATTGCGTGAATACACCGGACGCGATGCACCAACCGTAATCACGTAA
- the Pgm1 gene encoding phosphoglucose mutase 1 isoform X2, with product MIFILVIVSIPLSCTAFSNMSGAATSRTVETKVYEGQKPGTSGLRKAVKVFMQEHYTENFVQAILEALDNQLVGSTLVVGGDGRYYGKEAIGKIIRIAAANGVKKLIVGQNGILSTPAVSTIIRKYNTQGGIVLTASHNPGGPDADFGIKFNCNNGGPAPDNVTNKIYEITKQLKNYKIAPDINVDIDKIQNTVVQVDGHDFTVEVIDSVNDYLEFMKDIFDFSSIKSLLQGSSSRPAFKVLITGMNGVTGPYIKRIFSNELGVDNSSLVNTTPLEDFGGLHPDPNLTYAKDLVNAVKNGPYDFGAAFDGDGDRNMIIGKNAFFVTPSDSLAVLAANLNSIPYFKKTGVKGYARSMPTGAAVDRVAAKTGVKLFEVPTGWKYFGNLMDAGHLSLCGEESFGTGSDHIREKDGIWACLAWLSVIASVGKSVEDILLDHWQIYGRNFFTRYDYENCESEGANKMMQYIETTIQKPEFVGSKLTSGSKTYVVKLADNYSYVDPIDGSQASKQGLRILFEDGSRIIYRLSGTGSSGATIRVYVDSYEDDPTSFKKDAQEVLKTLVDIALELSKLREYTGRDAPTVIT from the exons ATGATATTCATACTTG TTATCGTTTCTATTCCGTTGAGCTGCACAGCCTTTTCGAACATGTCCGGTGCAGCGACGAGCAGAACCGTGGAGACCAAAGTGTACGAGGGCCAAAAGCCGGGTACCTCTGGTTTGCGGAAAGCTGTTAAGGTCTTCATGCAAGAACATTACACGGAAAATTTCGTTCAAGCTATACTCGAGGCGCTTGATAATCAGTTGGTCGGTAGCACGTTGGTTGTAGGCGGCGATGGAAGATATTACGGCAAAGAGGCCATTGGGAAAATTATCAGGATCGCGGCGGCTAATGGA GTGAAGAAGTTAATAGTTGGCCAGAATGGGATATTGTCGACCCCGGCAGTTTCTACTATAATAAGGAAATATAATACTCAAGGAGGAATTGTCCTGACCGCGTCTCATAATCCTGGTGGCCCTGATGCCGATTTTGggattaaatttaattgcaatAATGGTGGTCCAGCCCCAGATAACgtgacaaataaaatttacgaaataaCCAAGCAACTGAAGAACTATAAAATTGCTCCTGAtataaatgtagacatagataAGATACAGAACACTGTTGTTCAGGTTGATGGACATGACTTTACAGTTGAAGTGATAGACTCTGTGAATGATTACTTAGAATTTATGAAAGATATCTTTGATTTCTCGAGCATTAAGAGTTTGCTTCAGGGAAGCAGTAGTAGACCTGCCTTTAAGGTTCTCATTACTGGAATGAATGGGG TTACTGGGCcgtatattaaaagaatatttagcaACGAATTAGGTGTTGATAATTCAAGTCTTGTTAATACAACTCCATTAGAAGACTTTGGAGGACTTCACCCTGACCCCAACTTAACATATGCCAAAGACTTAGTGAATGCTGTAAAGAATGGTCCATACGACTTTGGTGCTGCTTTTGATGGAGATGGGGACAGGAACATG ATTATAGGCAAGAACGCATTCTTCGTTACACCATCTGACTCATTAGCTGTATTAGCTGCTAACTTAAACTCAATACCGTACTTCAAGAAGACTGGTGTTAAAGGATATGCTAGATCTATGCCAACAGGTGCTGCTGTAGACAGAGTTGCAGCTAAAACCGGTGTTAAGCTTTTCGAAGTACCCACAGGCTGGAAGTATTTTG gtAACTTAATGGATGCTGGGCATCTGTCGCTCTGTGGTGAAGAAAGTTTTGGCACTGGTTCTGATCATATTCGCGAGAAAGATGGAATATGGGCGTGTCTTGCATGGCTTAGCGTAATTGCAAGTGTTGGTAAATCTGTAGAAGATATATTGTTAGATCACTGGCAAATATATGGAAGGAATTTCTTCACTAG GTATGATTATGAAAATTGTGAGTCTGAAGGGGCAAATAAAATGATGCAGTACATTGAAACGACAATTCAGAAGCCTGAATTCGTTGGTTCAAAGTTGACATCTGGAAGCAAGACGTATGTTGTTAAATTAGCTGACAATTATTCCTACGTAGATCCTATTGATGGGAGCCAAGCCAGTAAACAG GGATTGCGAATACTGTTCGAAGATGGTTCCCGTATAATATACCGTCTGTCCGGTACTGGAAGTTCCGGTGCCACTATTCGTGTGTACGTTGATAGTTACGAAGATGATCCAACATCTTTCAAGAAAGATGCTCAAGAAGTTCTGAAAACATTAGTTGATATTGCACTAGAGTTAAGTAAATTGCGTGAATACACCGGACGCGATGCACCAACCGTAATCACGTAA
- the LOC116431430 gene encoding U3 small nucleolar ribonucleoprotein IMP3, whose amino-acid sequence MVRKLKYHEQKLLKKVDFISWQVDNNLKEVKILKRFRIQKREDYAKYKKLARYIRELGNKLKEIDAEHPFRIEQCALLLEKLYMMGLIPTKWDLSLTQKVNATAFCRRRLPVVMVRNKMSQNIKMATQFIEQGHVRVGAEVVKDPAFLVTRNLEDFVTWVDTSAIKKHVLEYNDLRDDFDMV is encoded by the exons ATGGTGAGGAAATTAAAATATCACGAgcagaagttattaaagaaagttGACTTCATATCATGGCAAGTGGACAATAATTTAAAGGAGGTAAAAATTCTGAAAcgatttcgaatacaaaaaaGAGAAGACTATGCAAA gTATAAGAAATTAGCACGTTATATTCGGGAATTAGGCAATAAACTTAAAGAAATTGATGCAGAACACCCTTTTCGAATTGAACAATGTGCGCTACTGttggaaaaattatatatgatgGGATTAATACCAACAAAATGGGATTTATCATTAACGCAAAAGGTGAATGCAACTGCCTTTTGTAGAAGACGATTACCAGTTGTTATGGTACGGAATAAGATgagtcaaaatattaaaatggcaACACAATTCATAGAACAAGGTCATGTCAGAGTAGGTGCAGAAGTTGTAAAAGATCCAGCATTTTTAGTAACTAg AAATTTGGAAGATTTCGTTACTTGGGTGGATACATCTGCTATTAAGAAACACGTATTAGAGTACAATGATCTt AGGGACGATTTTGATATGGTGTAA
- the LOC116431432 gene encoding uncharacterized protein LOC116431432 isoform X2 — protein sequence MHNSLKDENMDEECSSFCSSCNSVLQSICSIGEPYSPGEMLDRITDENHVKTPVESNGNIMRIIDATHQKTSNYTSNDNFKNKVFTTNSHNTINNPSPSKLHLNKLHKKRETIEKAIDESWYSAKKIKHIKLLDKLDFCPLDTEKNKSNETANINSGKNGSETNVNSETKTVTITNLIREKEENSKTITNSSFALDLMFPDKSQSVAQHILDRRKNIYKFAQSVLQLRNLKIRSK from the exons atgcatAATTCCCTTAAGGATGAAAACATGGACGAAGAATGTTCGAGCTTTTGTTCTTCTTGTAACTCCGTTTTGCAATCCATATGCAGCATCGGTGAACCATATTCTCCAGGTGAAATGCTCGATCGAATAACCGATGaaaatcatgtaaaaacccCGGTCGAAAGTAATGGAAATATTATGAGAATCATTGATGCAACACACCAGAAAACAAGTAATTATACATCAAATGATAACTtcaaaaataaagtttttaCAACAAACAgtcataatacaataaataatccatctCCATCAAAACTTCATCTCAACAAACTGCACAAAAAACGAGAAACGATCGAGAAGGCTATTGATGAATCATGGTACTCTGCAAAGAAAATAAAGCACATCAAACTACTAGATAAACTTGACTTTTGTCCATTGGATACAGAGAAAAATAAGTCTAATGAGACTGCGAATATCAATTCTGGGAAAAATGGTTCTGAGACTAACGTAAATTCTGAGACTAAGACtgtaacaataacaaatttgATAAGAGAGAAGGAAGAAAACAGTAAAACGATTACTAACAGTTCTTTTGCACTAGATTTGATGTTCCCAGATAAATCTCAGAGTGTTGCTCAACATATTCTAGATCGtcgcaaaaatatatataaatttgctCAATCAGTATTACAACTCAG AAACTTGAAGATtagaagtaaataa
- the Got1 gene encoding glutamate oxaloacetate transaminase 1: MTSRYSGVKLGPPIEVFALQKAFLDDTYEKKVNLSIGAYRTPEGKPWVLPVVKKVEKSLAADELQNHEYLPVLGLDAFSQAATAMLLGTDSPVIAQGRAIAIQTLSGTGALRVAAEFLSRILHYDTFYYSRPTWENHKLVFINGGFKRACEYTYWNPITRNIDIEAMMKDLDDAPENSVIILHACAHNPTGCDPTPEQWSRIADLIQKKKLYPLFDSAYQGFASGNLDKDAYAVRMFAERGIEFMCAQSFAKNFGLYNERVGNLVVVINDVKVTAQVKSQLTLIVRGMYSNPPNHGARIVATVLRNPDLFKEWYGHITTMSGRIKEMRQSLYERLVRLGTPGSWEHITNQIGMFSYTGLTERQVEHLVNHYHIYMLRSGRINMCGLNELNLDYVANAIYETVVLFPQNEKSCTC; this comes from the exons ATGACTTCGAGATATAGTGGAGTTAAATTAGGACCACCAATAGAGGTTTTCGCCCTTCAGAAAGCCTTTCTCGACGATACGTACGAAAAGAAAGTAAATTTATCAATAGGAG cgTATCGTACACCGGAGGGAAAGCCCTGGGTGTTACCAGTTGTTAAGAAAGTAGAGAAATCACTAGCTGCGGACGAATTACAAAATCATGAATATCTTCCGGTGTTGGGATTAGATGCATTTAGCCAAGCAGCAACAGCTATGTTGCTGGGAACAGATTCTCCTGTTATTGCACAAGGTCGTGCTATTGCTATTCAGACATTGTCTGGAACTGGAGCACTACGTGTTGCTGCAGAATTCTTAAGTCGTATTCTACATTacgatacattttattatagcaGACCCACTTGGG aaaACCATAAACTTGTGTTCATTAATGGTGGATTTAAAAGAGCTTGTGAATATACATACTGGAATCCTATTACCCGTAATATCGATATAGAAGCAATGATGAAAGATCTTGATGATGCTCCAGAAAATTCTGTAATTATACTACATGCGTGTGCTCATAATCCTACTGGATGTGATCCAACTCCTGAACAATGGTCTAGAATAGCAGATTTAATACAGAAGAAGAAACTCTATCCACTTTTTGATAGTGCATACCAG GGTTTTGCTAGTGGTAATTTAGACAAAGATGCTTATGCAGTAAGGATGTTTGCTGAACGTGGAATAGAATTTATGTGTGCTCAGAGTTTTGCTAAGAATTTTGGATTGTACAATGAAAGAGTTGGAAATTTAGTGGTTGTTATAAATGATGTGAAAGTAACAGCTCAAGTTAAATCTCAATTAACCTTGATTGTTCGAGGAATGTATAGTAATCCTCCTAATCATGGAGCAAGAATAGTTGCAACAGTGTTGCGAAATCCTGATCTCTTTAAAGAATG GTATGGTCATATTACTACAATGTCTGGTAGAATAAAAGAAATGCGCCAAAGTTTATACGAAAGACTGGTTCGGTTAGGAACACCTGGTTCTTGGGAACACATTACAAATCAAATAGGAATGTTTTCTTATACTGGTCTCACTG AGAGACAAGTGGAACATCTTGTAAATCATTATCATATTTACATGCTACGAAGTGGTAGAATTAACATGTGTGGACTCAATGAATTAAACTTGGATTATGTCGCAAACGCTATCTATGAAACAGTTGTACTATTtccacaaaatgaaaaaagctGTACATGTTAA